One Burkholderia gladioli genomic window, CTTGCCGATCAGCTCGGCGTGCAGCGCATCGATTCCCTCCATCGGCACGAATACCGTCGAACCCGGCGTGGCATCGCCGTGATGCTCGCTCAGGTGCAGCTCGAGCTCGCCGCGCTTGAGCGCCGCGTAGAGCGGCAGGCCGAGCTCGAAACGATGCTCCCAGAGCAGGTCGAAGCCGAGGAAGTCGAGGTAGAACTCGCGGGCCTTGGCCTCGGAGAAGATGCGCAGGATCGGGATCGCCGGACTCAGTTTCATGCTGGCCTCTTGGAGAGGGATGCGCGTGGCGGGCAATGCATCGGAGACCGAAGCAAGGCCCGCTCGACGCCGGGCCTGCATCTTAGCGCGGATCGCGCGGCGCACCGGCGGCGGATCGATAGCGAACCGGCACCGAATCGGGCAGCCGATCGGCATCGCCGCCGGCGCTTGGGGCGCGCGGCTCGGCGGCTGGCTCGATACCAGGCTCGGTGCCAGGCTCGACATCCCGCTCAGAACCAGGCGCTGGCCAGCCCGATCAGCGCGCCGCCGCCGAGCAGCCAGAGCGGATGCAGGCGCGTGCGCCAGGCCAGCACCGCGCAGGCCGCAGTGATTCCCCATTGCAGCGCCGCATGGTTCGAGGCCTGCGAGATCAGCATCGCGCTGGCCGCCACCAGGCCCGCGGTGACCGGCATCATGCCCTGCTGCACGTAGCGCCGCCACGGCCGGTCGCGAAAGCGTTCCCAGGCGTGCAGCGCCAGCATGGTGACCGCCGAGGACGGCCCGAACTTGGCCAGCGAGGCCACCAGCAGCCCCGGCCAGCCCGCCACATGCCAGCCCACCAGCGACACGATCATCATGTTCGGCCCCGGCGCGGCCTGCGCCAGCGCGAACAGCGCGGTGAACTCGGTGGCCGGCATCCACTGGTGGATCTCGACCACCTGCCGCTGCATCTCGGGAAGGATGGTATTGCCGCCGCCGAAGGCCAGCAGCGAGAGCTGCGAGAAGATCAGGGCCAGCGCGCCCAGCGTGTGACTCATCGCGCGTCTCCCGCGGCCTGCATGCGCCCGCGCGCGGCCAGCCAGATGCTGATCGGCGTGAGCACCAGCATGGTGGTCAACAGAGGCAGCCGCAGCAGCGCGATCGCCACGAAGGCCAGGGCCGCCACGACGGCGGCCGCCGGCACCTGCCGCAAGGGCCGCGCGACCTTCAGCGCCATCGCGATCAGCAGCCCCGCCGCCGCGGCCGCCAACCCGCCGAACAGGTGCTGCACGCGCGGGTCGCCCTGGGTCCTGGCGTAGATCACGCCGAGCGCGACCACCACCAGGGTGGGTCCGGCGATCAGGCCGAGCAGGCCCGCCAGCGCGCCGGGCACGCCGCGAAAGCGCATCCCGACCGCCACCGACAGGTTGATCACGTTGCCGCCGGGCAGGAACTGGCAGAGCCCGAGCAGGTCGGTGAATTCCTCGGGCGTGAGCCAGCCGCGCTGCTCGACCACGGCGCGCCGCACGAAGGGCAGCGCGCCGCCGAACGAGACCAGCCCGAGCCCGAGAAAGCCGAGGAACAGCTCGGCGACGCCGACCTCGCGCGGCGGCGCCGGACGGTCCTGTGTGAGGGGGGAAGACATGCGGGGAATCCTGGGGAGAGTGCCATCGATGCGGCGAGAGTACGCCCGATCGAGGCCCCGGCAAAACGATTTCTCGGCTCGTGCCTTGTGATCTACACTCACAAGCATGACGCGTCTACTCCCCCCTTTTCCGGCCCTGCGGGCCTTCGAGGCCGCTGCCCGCCACGAGAGCTTCAGCGCCGCCGGCGACGAGCTGCATGTGACTCACGGTGCGATCAGCCGCCAGGTGGCCGCGCTCGAGGCCTGGCTCGGCCGGCCGGTGTTCCATCGCCACGGCCGGCGCGTGCGGCTCACCGAGGAGGGCCGCCGCTACCTGGCGACCCTCTCCGAGGCCTTCGATCGCATCGCGCAGGCCAGCGAGCAGTTGCGCGAGGCCGGGCCCGCCCATGTGCTGCGCATCAACGCCCAGGCGACCATCGCGATGAAGTGGCTGCTGCCGCGGCTGTCGCGCTTTCAGCGCGAGATGCCCAACGTGGAGCTGAAGCTGTCGACCTCGGACGCGCCGCTCGACACGCTCGACGGCCAGTTCGACGTGGCGATACGCAGCGGCCCGGGGCGCTGGCCGAACCGCGCGAGCGGCCACTTCCTCGACGAGACGGTGCTGCCCGTGTGCAGTCCGAAGCTCCTGCGGCAGATGCCGATCGCCTCGGCCGAGGATCTCGCGCGCCATGTGCTGCTGCATTCGGATACGCGGCCCTCGGCCTGGCGCGACTGGTTCGCGGCGGCCGGCACGCCGCTGCGCGCGCGCAAGCGGCAGTCCTTCGATCACTTCTACCTGGCCCTGCAGGCCGCGGTGGACGGGCTGGGCGTGGCGCTCGGCCCGCTGCCCCTGCTCGACGAGGAGCTGGCCAGCGGCCGGCTGGTCGCGCCGCTGGCGGGCCCGCGCATCGCCACGCGGCGCTACTGGTGGATCGCGGCGCGCGAGGCCTCGCCGCCGGTATTGAAGTTCTGCGCCTGGCTCGACGCGCAGGCCCGCCGCGCCGAAGCCTGAAGCGCGGCCGGCCGGCCCGCGCCGCCGTTCACACCACCGGGCCCGGCTCCTTCTCGCGGCGCAGCAGCGCGTGCAGCAGGATCGCGCCGAAGGTGGCGGTGCCGATCCCGCCCAGCGCGAAGCCGCCCAGCTTCAGCGAGAAATCGCCGGCGCCGAGCACCAGGGTGACGGCCGCCACGATCAGGTTGCGGTTGTCGGAGAAGTCGACCCGGTTCACCACCCAGATCCGCGCGCCGGTCACGGCGATCAGGCCGAACACCACGATCGACACGCCGCCCAGCACCGGGCCCGGGATGGTGCTGATCAGCGCGCCGAACTTCGGCGAGAAGCCCAGCACGATCGCGATCAGCGCCGCCACCGCGAACACCAGGGTCGAGTAGATGCGGGTGACCGCCATCACGCCGATGTTCTCGGCATAGGTGGTCACGCCGGTGCCGCCGGCGCTGCCCGACACGATGGTGGCCAGCGCGTCGCCGATGAAGGCGCGGCCGACGTAGCGGTCGAGGTTGTGGCCCGTCATCGCGCTGACCGCCTTGATATGGCCGAGGTTCTCGGCCACCAGGATCACCGCCACCGGCGCGAGCAGCAGCATCGCGTGCGGGTCGAACACCGGCGCCGTGAAATGCGGCACGCCGAACCAGGCTGCGTGGCCGACGATCGAGAAGTCGATCGGCTTGCCCAGGCCGAGCCCGTTGGCGACCACCGCGTAGATCGCGTAGGCGATCAGCAGGCCGATCAGGATCAGCAGGCGCTGCATCATGCCGCGCGCGAACACCGCCACGCCGCCCACGCACAGCACGGTGAGCAGCGCCATCACGCTGTCGAAGGTGCTGGCGCTCACGCCCTTGACGGCGATCGGCGCGAGATTGAGGCCGATCACGGCGACGATCGCGCCGGTCACCACCGGCGGCATCAGGGTCTCGATCCAGCGCGTGCCGATCGCCGAGACGATCAAGCCGATCACGCCATAGGCCAGCCCGCAGGCGATGATGCCGCCCAGCGCGAGCGGGATGTTGGCATTCATGCCGCTGCCGCCGTAGCCGGTCACGGCGATCACCAGGCCGATGAAGGCGAAGCTCGAGCCGAGGTAGCTCGGCACGCGCCCGCCCACCAGCACGAAGAACAGCAGGGTGCCGATGCCCGACATGAAGATGCAGAGGTTCGGATCGAAGCCCATCAGCAGCGGCGCGAGCACGGTCGAGCCGAACATCGCCACCACGTGCTGCACGCCCATCGCCACCATCTGCGGCCAGGGCAGCCGCTCGTCGGGCGCGACCACGCGATCGGCGCCGCGCTCGGCCACGCGCCAGCGCGGGAAATAGGAATCGGCCATCGCGGGCTCTCCTGTCGGAAGGGGGGGCTTGTCGGGAACGGCCGGCGCGCGCGGCGCCGCCGGGGCGAATCAGGCGCGAGTGTACGAAGCGCGAACGCCGCTGACAAGAAGGGATGACACAGGGATGATGCGCGCTGAGGGTTGAAGCCTGGCTGGAGGCGGAGCGCGGCGGAAACGGGAGGGACGGCGGGGACACCGCGCGGCGCCGGCCGAGCCGGATCGGGCCCGGCCGGCGCCGCGTGACTCAGTTCAGATACTGGAACAGCGAGAGGTTCTGCACCTGCGAGAAGGCCTTCTGCGCGGCCGTCAGCGCGTTCTGCACCTGCAGCAGCTGCGTGATCGCGGTCGGCATGTCGGCCTGCTGGAGGTCGGACAGCGAGTTGGTGGCCACCAGCGCATTGCTCGAGGTGATGGTCTGCATCGCCTTGACCTCGGTTTCGCGGCCGCCCACCGAGGCCTGCACGGTGGTGATGTTGGCCAGCGAGTTGTTGACCTTGGTCAGCGCGGTCGACATCGAGTTCACGAAGCTCGCGGTGGCGGCGCCGTCGCTGCCCACCGGCGCCTTGAGCGCGGCGATCGCCGCGTCGAGCGCGCCGAAGATGTCGGCCCCGGCGGCCGGCGCGGGCGTCAGCGAGAAGCTGTCGCCGGCATTCGGCGAACCCGAGATCACCAGGCTCTGGCTGCCGACCTGGATCGCGCTGCCGGCCTGGTAGGCCTGCGCGGCGCCGGTGGTCGGCGGCGTGGTGGAGTTGTCGGTCACCGTGTAGGTGGGTGCCGTCGAGGTGCCGCCGAAGGTGATCGTGTAGGCGTGGTTGTTGGTCGGGTCGCCCGGCTTGCCGGCCGTCACCGCGCCGATGGTGCCGGTGCCGGTGTTGCCCGCGGCGCCGGTCGGCACCGGCAGGCTGCCGGTCGAGGGCACCGAGAGGAACACGTTCACGCCGCTGTCGCCCTGCGCCACGCTCAGCGTGTCGGAGATCTGCACGTTGCGCTGGCCGGTGTCGCCCGAGAAGGTCACGCCGCCGGCCGGCGAATTGGTGAACGGCTGCGACGAGCCCTGGAAACCCGCGAAGATGTAGTTGCCGGCGCCGTCGGTGGTGTTGGCCAGGCTCAGCAGCGTGTCGCGCTGGCCCTGCAGCTGCGAGGCGAGCGCCGCGCGGTCGCTGTCCGACATGGTGCCGTTGATCGCGCTGCTCAGGCGCGAGACGATCGAGTTCAGCGTGCCGGTCACGCTCGAGAGCGTCGAATCCTCCAGGCCCAGCGCGGAGAGCGCGGTGTTCTGGTTCGCCGAGTATTGCGAGAGCGTGGCCGAGGTGGCCGACAGCTGCACCGCCTGCGCGGCGCCCAGCGGATTGTCGGCCGGCGTCTGCAGCAGGTTGCCGCTCGCCACCTGCTGGTACAGGGTGGAGATCTGCGACTCCTGGTTGTTCATCAGCTCGATGTTCTGCGTATAGAACTGCGAGGTGGCGATGCGCATGATGATCGATTCCGTCAGTTGAAGATGCCGAGCAGCGTGCTGAACAGCGTGGAGGCGGTCTGGATCACCTTCGCGTTGGCCTGGTACATCTGCTGGTACTGCATCAGGTTCACGGCTTCCTCGTTCTGGTTCACGCCCGACACCGATTGCTGCTGGGTGGTGATCTGGCTGACCACGCCGGCCTGCACCGAGCTCCTGGCCGACAGGCTCGCCGCGGCGTTGCCGACGTTGTTGACGTAGGAGCTGTAGGCCGCGCTCAGCGTGGTGCTGCCGCCGTCGAAGGCCTTCGAGGTGGCCAGCGCCGACAGCAGCTGGGCGTTGCGGCCGTCGTTGGTGCCGCTGCTGCCGCCCTGGATGGTGAAGGTGTCGCCGTCCGCGGGCGCGCCCGAGACCGACACCGTCACGTTGTTCATCAGGTTGGTGTCGGTCGGCGGCTGGACCGTGCTGGTGATGGTCAGCGTGGCGCCCTTGCTGGCGTCGTAGGGCACCTGGGTGTTCGCGTCGGTGATCGCCACGGTGGTGGGCGGGGTGGTGCCGATGGTCACCGTGGTGCCGGCCTGGAACCCCGTCAGCGACTTCGAGGCCGCGTTGTAGGTCAGCGTGGTGGTCGACGAGGGAATCTGGTAGCCGGTCGTGACGCTGCCCGCGGTGATCGCGCCGGTGCCCGTGTTGGTGGCGGTCTTCTGCGCGAACACCGGCGCACCGGAGGCGATGGTCGCGCCGCTCACCACGCCGAAGCTGTTCAGCGCGCCGCGGGTCGGCTCGATGGTGAACGAATCGCCCGGCTGCATGGTGCCGGTGGCCGACAGCTTCAGGCCGCCGAGCGTGGCCGGCAGCGAGTTTGCGGTGCCCGCCACGGTGCCGGTGGTCTTGTTGGTCAGCGTGTAGGTGGTGCCGTCGTA contains:
- a CDS encoding glyoxalase superfamily protein, giving the protein MKLSPAIPILRIFSEAKAREFYLDFLGFDLLWEHRFELGLPLYAALKRGELELHLSEHHGDATPGSTVFVPMEGIDALHAELIGKQYGYARPGIEQQDWGRELTVADPFGNRLRFAELKRD
- a CDS encoding chromate transporter is translated as MSHTLGALALIFSQLSLLAFGGGNTILPEMQRQVVEIHQWMPATEFTALFALAQAAPGPNMMIVSLVGWHVAGWPGLLVASLAKFGPSSAVTMLALHAWERFRDRPWRRYVQQGMMPVTAGLVAASAMLISQASNHAALQWGITAACAVLAWRTRLHPLWLLGGGALIGLASAWF
- a CDS encoding chromate transporter, which translates into the protein MSSPLTQDRPAPPREVGVAELFLGFLGLGLVSFGGALPFVRRAVVEQRGWLTPEEFTDLLGLCQFLPGGNVINLSVAVGMRFRGVPGALAGLLGLIAGPTLVVVALGVIYARTQGDPRVQHLFGGLAAAAAGLLIAMALKVARPLRQVPAAAVVAALAFVAIALLRLPLLTTMLVLTPISIWLAARGRMQAAGDAR
- a CDS encoding transcriptional regulator GcvA gives rise to the protein MTRLLPPFPALRAFEAAARHESFSAAGDELHVTHGAISRQVAALEAWLGRPVFHRHGRRVRLTEEGRRYLATLSEAFDRIAQASEQLREAGPAHVLRINAQATIAMKWLLPRLSRFQREMPNVELKLSTSDAPLDTLDGQFDVAIRSGPGRWPNRASGHFLDETVLPVCSPKLLRQMPIASAEDLARHVLLHSDTRPSAWRDWFAAAGTPLRARKRQSFDHFYLALQAAVDGLGVALGPLPLLDEELASGRLVAPLAGPRIATRRYWWIAAREASPPVLKFCAWLDAQARRAEA
- a CDS encoding solute carrier family 23 protein, with the protein product MADSYFPRWRVAERGADRVVAPDERLPWPQMVAMGVQHVVAMFGSTVLAPLLMGFDPNLCIFMSGIGTLLFFVLVGGRVPSYLGSSFAFIGLVIAVTGYGGSGMNANIPLALGGIIACGLAYGVIGLIVSAIGTRWIETLMPPVVTGAIVAVIGLNLAPIAVKGVSASTFDSVMALLTVLCVGGVAVFARGMMQRLLILIGLLIAYAIYAVVANGLGLGKPIDFSIVGHAAWFGVPHFTAPVFDPHAMLLLAPVAVILVAENLGHIKAVSAMTGHNLDRYVGRAFIGDALATIVSGSAGGTGVTTYAENIGVMAVTRIYSTLVFAVAALIAIVLGFSPKFGALISTIPGPVLGGVSIVVFGLIAVTGARIWVVNRVDFSDNRNLIVAAVTLVLGAGDFSLKLGGFALGGIGTATFGAILLHALLRREKEPGPVV
- the flgL gene encoding flagellar hook-associated protein FlgL gives rise to the protein MRIATSQFYTQNIELMNNQESQISTLYQQVASGNLLQTPADNPLGAAQAVQLSATSATLSQYSANQNTALSALGLEDSTLSSVTGTLNSIVSRLSSAINGTMSDSDRAALASQLQGQRDTLLSLANTTDGAGNYIFAGFQGSSQPFTNSPAGGVTFSGDTGQRNVQISDTLSVAQGDSGVNVFLSVPSTGSLPVPTGAAGNTGTGTIGAVTAGKPGDPTNNHAYTITFGGTSTAPTYTVTDNSTTPPTTGAAQAYQAGSAIQVGSQSLVISGSPNAGDSFSLTPAPAAGADIFGALDAAIAALKAPVGSDGAATASFVNSMSTALTKVNNSLANITTVQASVGGRETEVKAMQTITSSNALVATNSLSDLQQADMPTAITQLLQVQNALTAAQKAFSQVQNLSLFQYLN